The following proteins are encoded in a genomic region of Pungitius pungitius chromosome 19, fPunPun2.1, whole genome shotgun sequence:
- the lmbr1 gene encoding limb region 1 protein homolog — MEEDDVSIREQNFHSQVREYIICFLLFAVLYIVSYFIITRYKKKSDDHEDEDAVVNRISLYLCTFTLAVSGGAVFLLPFSIISNEILLSFPKNYYIQWLNGSLIHGLWNLVSLFSNLCLFVLMPFAYFFLESEGFAGSKKGIKARILETFVMLFLLALLILGIVWVASALIDNDAASMESLYDLWEFYLPYLYSCISLMGGLLLLMCTPVGLSRMFTIMGQLLVKPTILEDLDEQIYCIHLQEEALQRRLNGSSSYTFSRGNFTMQLNKDLDNIRNLKNKLERRKKASGWEKNLLYPIVMLILLAGTVSAVIKPRMLTLGVYSRAAGHWDQHPVPQILSSIIGCCVSILVLSSALPVMSRTLGITRFDLLGDFGRFNWLGNFYIVLSYNLLFAVVTTLCLVRKFTSAVREELLKALGLDKLQLSNSPTDPESGKLSANGHQKTL; from the exons ATGGAAGAAGACGATGTTTCTATCCGAGAGCAGAATTTCCACAGCCAAGTTCGAGAGTACATC ATCTGCTTCCTCCTGTTCGCAGTCCTCTACATTGTGTCCTACTTCATCATAACGAGATACAAGAAGAAGAGCG ATGACCACGAAGATGAAGATGCGGTTGTCAATAGAATATC GTTATACCTGTGCACTTTCACGCTGGCAGTGTCTGGTGGTGCCGTCTTCCTGCTGCCTTTCTCCATCATCAGTAACGagatcctcctctccttccccaaAAACTATTACATTCAGTGGCTCAATGGCTCCCTCATTCATG gtctgTGGAACCTGGTGTCGCTGTTCTCCaacctgtgtctctttgtcctgATGCCCTTTGCCTACTTCTTCCTGGAGTCTGAGGGATTCGCAGGTTCTAAAAAG GGCATTAAGGCGCGTATCCTGGAGACCTTTGTGATGCTCTTCCTGCTGGCTTTGCTCATCCTGGGCATCGTGTGGGTGGCGTCGGCGCTCATCGACAACGACGCGGCCAGTATGGAGTCGCTCTACG ACCTTTGGGAGTTTTACCTACCATACCTCTACTCCTGTATATCTCTGATGGGAGGACTGCTTTTACTCA TGTGCACTCCTGTGGGATTGTCGAGGATGTTCACCATCATGGGCCAGTTGCTGGTGAAGCCAACA ATCCTGGAGGACCTGGATGAGCAGATTTACTGCATCCATTTGCAGGAGGAGGCCCTTCAGAGGAGATTAAACG GATCGTCCTCCTATACTTTTTCTCGAGGAAACTTTACTATGCAGCTCAACAAAGACCTGGACAACATTAGAAATCTGAAGAATAAATTGG agagaagaaagaaggcGTCCGGTTGGGAGAAGAACTTGTTGTATCCGATAGTGATGCTGATCCTGCTCGCAGGAACGGTGAGTGCAGTCATTAAGCCCAGAATGTTGACTCTTGGCGTATACAGCCGGGCCGCTGGCCATTGGGACCAACACCCTGTACCCCAAATCCTATCCTCT ATCATTGGTTGCTGTGTCTCCATTTTGGTCCTGAGTTCCGCCCTGCCAGTGATGTCCAGGACTCTAG GTATTACCAGGTTTGATCTCCTGGGAGACTTCGGGAGATTTAATTGGCTGGGAAACTTTTACATCGTCCTTTCGTACAACCTGCTATTTGCGGTCGTGACAACACTCTGTCTTGTGAGAAAATTCACCTCGGCAGTACGGGAAGAGCTTCTGAAGGCCTTAG GTCTGGATAAATTGCAACTGTCAAACAGCCCCACGGACCCTGAATCTGGAAAGCTCTCCGCCAACGGGCATCAGAAAACTCTGTGA